ACCCAATGATCTCCGTAATTACCAAGCGCAACGTGAACAACTTTTACTGGCTTATCAACTGAAAAAACCAAAGTAGAAAAAGTTAATAAAAGAATCACAAATACCGTTAAAAATTTTACTGTGTTTTTCATACCTTACACCTCCACTAAGTAATTTTGAGGTACAAATTGTGAAATTTATATTTTTTGAGATTTTATTTTTCTTATACTAATTTCATAGGGTTTAGTTAAAATACCTTTTTCTGTTACTATTGCAGTAATTAATTCATTTGGGGTGACATCAAAAGCAGGATTATAAATTTTTATTCCATCGGGAGCTATTTTTTGTCCATTAAATTCCATAACCTCTCTCGAGTTTCTTTCTTCGATAGGGATTGTTTTTCCAGATTCACAAACAATATCTATCGTAGAAGTTGGAGCCGCTACATAAAACGGAATTCCATGTCTATGGGCTAAGACAGCAACTGAATATGTACCTATTTTATTGGCCACATCGCCGTTTCTTGCTATTCTATCCGCTCCTACTATTACAGTGTTTATTTTGCCTTGCTTCATTACCCACCCAGCCATATTATCACAAATTAACACCACTTCTATTCCAGCCTGGTTTAATTCAAAAGCAGTTAATCTGGACCCCTGAAGATAAGGACGAGTTTCATCTGCATAAACTTTAATATTCCATCCTTTCTCTTTTGCTATATAAATAGGAGAAGTAGCTGTTCCATATTTAGAAGTTGCAAGAGCTCCAGCGTTACAATGGGTTAAAATGGTATCGCCATCTTTTATAAGGTAATTATCTATAAAATAATTCCCTATTTTTATATTTCCTTCTTCATCTTCTCTAAAAATTTTACCTGCTTCTTCTTCAAGGATTTCCTTTTTTTGTTCAAATGGGATTAGTAACTTTTCGATCTCTTTAGCTTTTCCCAACATCCTATCCAGTGCCCAAAACAAGTTGACAGCTGTGGGTCTTGCATCTTTTAAAATATTTACACTATTTTCTACATTTTTGATAAAACTTTCATTATTACTTAAATTATATAATCCAATTACTACCCCATAAGCAGCTGTTATTCCTATTAAAGGTGCACCTCTTAATTCCATATTTTTTATAGAATAGTAAATATCTCGTACTGTTTTTTTTGTCGAATATTCTACTTCATTTGGTAACTTCAATTGATTTAGTATCTTTAAAGTTTTATCGTTCTTATTCCATATTATAGGTTCAATAATATTCATCCATTTCCCTCCAAATATAGTAACTGTCTTATAGAAATATACAATTGTTATTAAAGATATAAGAAATTAAAAAATGATTGATTTTACGTAAGAAATTACATCTTCAATAACTTTAAACCTTTCCCTATTCATCATCAATTGGGTAGCTAACTCCAAAATAATTATTTGAACTTTTGACCTTTCTTTTAAATCTTCAATTTCATCTACATCTATATTAT
This window of the Petrotoga sp. 9PWA.NaAc.5.4 genome carries:
- the mtnA gene encoding S-methyl-5-thioribose-1-phosphate isomerase, which codes for MNIIEPIIWNKNDKTLKILNQLKLPNEVEYSTKKTVRDIYYSIKNMELRGAPLIGITAAYGVVIGLYNLSNNESFIKNVENSVNILKDARPTAVNLFWALDRMLGKAKEIEKLLIPFEQKKEILEEEAGKIFREDEEGNIKIGNYFIDNYLIKDGDTILTHCNAGALATSKYGTATSPIYIAKEKGWNIKVYADETRPYLQGSRLTAFELNQAGIEVVLICDNMAGWVMKQGKINTVIVGADRIARNGDVANKIGTYSVAVLAHRHGIPFYVAAPTSTIDIVCESGKTIPIEERNSREVMEFNGQKIAPDGIKIYNPAFDVTPNELITAIVTEKGILTKPYEISIRKIKSQKI